The Sulfuricystis thermophila genome segment CACCACGGTGAGGCCCGAACGCAACACGCTGCCTTCACGCGCCCGAGTGCGCAGATGGGCCAGATCGGCGCGCAGCTTTTCGAGCCGTGGCACGATGTCGGTATCACTGAGCGGATCGATCTCCTCGTCGGGAAAGTCGAGCGTGGCTTCGATCAGGCATCTCAACTCGATCAGGCCGTCAGTGAGTGCTCGCACGGCATGGGAGAACTCGCCCGATAGCGACCTCACTGCCGCGCGTGCGGCCTGGCTCGAGGCCGCATCGATCAAATCGGCGATGCCTTCGGCCTGGGCAAGATCGATCTTGTCGTTGAGATAGGCACGCAATGAAAACTCGCCCGGCAAGGCTCGCCGCGCGCCCAGTTCGACGCAGCGGGAAAGCAGGGTATGCATCACCACCGGCCCGCCGTGGCCGTGCAGTTCGAGCACATCCTCGCCGGTAAAGGAATGCGGCGCGGGAAAATAGATCAGCAGGCCTTGGTCGAGCAGACCGCCATCGGCGGCGAGAAAGTCCGCAAGCAGCGCTCGGCGCGGCGCGATGCGCTCGACGGGCTTACCGGTGAGCTGGGAAGCCATCGGCAACAGATCCCGGCCGGAGACCCGCACCACGCCGATGCCACCCCGCCCCGGTGGCGTCGCGATCGCGGCGATCGTGTCAGTGCGCTTTGAGGCCGGCACGCTCGATCATGCGGTTGACCTGCCACTGCTGGGCGATCGACAGGATGTTGTTGACCGTCCAGTAGAGCACCAGGCCGGCCGGGAAGAACAGGAACATGCCGGTGAATACGATCGGCATCCACAGCATGATCTTGGCCTGGATCGGGTCCGGCGGCGTCGGGTTGAGCTTGGTCTGCACGAACATCGAAATGCCCATGATGATCGGCAGGACGTAGTAGGGATCCTTCACCGACAGATCGGTGATCCAGCCCAGCCAAGGCGCGCCGCGCAGCTCGACGGTGCCCAACAGCACCCAGTAGAGCGCGATGAACACGGGGATCTGCACGAGGATCGGCAGACAGCCGCCCAGGGGATTGACTTTCTCGCGCTTGTAGAGCTCCATCATCTCCAGGTTCATGCGCTGCTTGTCGTCGGCGTACATCTCTTTGAGCTTCATCAGCTTCGGCGTCAGCACGCGCATCTTTGCCATCGATTTGTAGCTGGCGGCGGAGAGCGGAAAGAAAATCAGCTTGATCAGCACCGTCAACACGATGATCGCCCAGCCCCAGTTGCCGACCAGCTTGTGAATCCATTGCAGCACCCAGAACAGCGGGGCGGCGATGAAGGTCAGCCAGCCATAATCGACGACCAGATCCAGCCCCGGCGCGATTTTTTCCAGCTTGTCCTGCTCCTGCGGTCCGGCATACAACGGCACCGTCAGCTCGGTTCCGGTGATGGGCACGACGACCCCGGCGGCGTAGAGGTTGCCATCCAGCTTGCGGGTGAAATACTCCCGCGGCCCATTGGCCGGAATCCAGGCCGAGACGAAATAGTGCTGCACCAGCGC includes the following:
- the yidC gene encoding membrane protein insertase YidC — protein: MDNQRLILLLVFLFSCMMLWDAWQRKDLPPPVTQPQASAVPAASSVPSASGSAVPPTPTSSTAPAAQAAVMKVRTDLVEAEISSQGGDLVRLELLKHQAHDRPDKHFVLIDPAHAYAAQSGLIGPGLPNHKSVWSLPAQAMELKDGEEALRIALEAPIEGGGKVVKTYVFKRGSYLIDVQYAFVGAQPPAGAHAYFQLVRNDTPPEGTGGAMSTSTFTGAAFFTDQDKFKKVEFKAFGEKGKHPTTANDGWVALVQHYFVSAWIPANGPREYFTRKLDGNLYAAGVVVPITGTELTVPLYAGPQEQDKLEKIAPGLDLVVDYGWLTFIAAPLFWVLQWIHKLVGNWGWAIIVLTVLIKLIFFPLSAASYKSMAKMRVLTPKLMKLKEMYADDKQRMNLEMMELYKREKVNPLGGCLPILVQIPVFIALYWVLLGTVELRGAPWLGWITDLSVKDPYYVLPIIMGISMFVQTKLNPTPPDPIQAKIMLWMPIVFTGMFLFFPAGLVLYWTVNNILSIAQQWQVNRMIERAGLKAH